In one window of Corallococcus macrosporus DNA:
- a CDS encoding DUF4350 domain-containing protein produces MRNARVAIVLGLMIAVALAVGLASHKAPPESPVPSITNPGPLGLKALFVYLQERGRDVSAQTSSLESIPSGTRTLIIAAPQAQPVTKEEVAALERFVRGGGTLVYLSPHALGEHQPGLEEWLRIATGALPGTNHQGLASEWVDPAGVTVDVWLPAGALRDLSLLRVARDRSLRVEHEDAVPLAGLGAAGVVWRWGLGQGEVYVVAGPDLAENRRLELLDNLRFWDALAARGPLRFDEFHHAVVTRPPLSQGLWVFIAQSLAVGLVYVVSRGTRFGAPRPVRVERHRSSREYVRSLGWLMRRAKVEVELLPELDTALRRLMHERLGIAPSLPDTEAARLLEETCGVPARDYLDAKEDLLRTRERTPIRPADYTRLARRYALLERRVTGRADDPRE; encoded by the coding sequence GTGAGGAACGCGCGCGTCGCGATCGTCCTGGGGCTGATGATCGCCGTGGCGCTGGCGGTGGGCCTTGCCTCGCATAAGGCACCACCGGAATCCCCCGTTCCGTCCATCACGAACCCGGGCCCCCTGGGCCTCAAGGCCCTCTTCGTCTACCTCCAGGAACGCGGACGCGACGTCAGCGCGCAGACGTCCTCGCTGGAGTCGATCCCCTCCGGCACGCGCACGCTGATCATCGCCGCGCCGCAAGCCCAGCCCGTCACGAAGGAAGAAGTCGCCGCGCTGGAGCGCTTCGTCCGGGGCGGCGGCACGCTCGTGTACCTGTCTCCGCACGCGCTGGGCGAACACCAGCCGGGCCTGGAGGAATGGCTTCGCATCGCCACCGGCGCGCTGCCCGGAACCAACCACCAGGGGCTTGCCTCCGAATGGGTGGACCCCGCCGGCGTCACCGTGGACGTGTGGCTCCCCGCGGGCGCGCTGCGTGACCTGTCGCTCCTGCGCGTGGCCCGGGACCGGAGCCTGCGGGTGGAGCACGAGGACGCGGTGCCGCTCGCGGGACTGGGCGCGGCGGGCGTGGTGTGGCGCTGGGGCCTGGGCCAGGGCGAGGTCTACGTCGTCGCGGGCCCGGACCTCGCGGAGAACCGGCGCCTGGAGCTGCTCGACAACCTGCGCTTCTGGGATGCGCTCGCGGCTCGCGGCCCCCTGCGCTTCGACGAGTTCCACCACGCCGTCGTCACGCGCCCGCCCCTGTCCCAGGGCCTCTGGGTCTTCATCGCGCAGAGCCTCGCCGTGGGGCTCGTCTACGTCGTCTCACGCGGTACGCGCTTTGGTGCGCCCCGGCCCGTGCGCGTGGAGCGGCACCGCTCGTCGCGCGAATACGTGCGCTCCCTGGGCTGGCTCATGCGCCGCGCGAAGGTGGAGGTGGAGCTGCTGCCGGAGCTCGACACCGCCCTGCGACGCCTGATGCACGAGCGCCTGGGCATCGCCCCCTCCCTGCCGGACACGGAGGCCGCGCGCCTCCTGGAGGAGACCTGCGGCGTGCCCGCGCGCGACTACCTGGACGCGAAGGAGGACCTGCTGCGCACGCGGGAGCGCACCCCCATCCGCCCCGCGGACTACACCCGCCTTGCCCGCCGCTACGCCCTGCTGGAGCGTCGCGTGACGGGCCGCGCGGACGACCCGCGCGAATGA
- the thiS gene encoding sulfur carrier protein ThiS, whose translation MNVWVNGEARTLPEGSTLSSLLALLELGSGPGVAVEVNAEVVRRARHPEHRLQDGDRVEIVTFVGGG comes from the coding sequence GTGAACGTGTGGGTCAACGGAGAAGCGCGGACGCTGCCGGAGGGCAGCACCCTTTCGTCCCTGCTGGCGCTGCTGGAGCTGGGCAGCGGGCCGGGGGTGGCGGTGGAGGTGAACGCGGAGGTGGTGCGCCGCGCCCGTCATCCCGAGCACCGGCTCCAGGACGGGGACCGGGTGGAGATCGTCACCTTCGTCGGTGGCGGGTGA
- a CDS encoding dipeptidase, translating to MGDVKELHRRWCIADGHADSLMWNRDLCERSTEGHVDFPRLREAGMKLQCFTLVTRGFPFIGGFPLFAAWRKWPREARGGEWSRALWQIGQLDAFCARSGDTVRVATTGAGLEDNLANGRLSAVLGVEGGHAIEGQVERLAELHRRGVRFMGLTHLSNNDLGGSSFPMMGNRGLTPLGHQVMEEMARLGMSVDVAHASEQTLTDLFAHPTVRYFCSHTGVRAAGGGWRNLSDAALRTIAQRGGVVGIILAPVYLGGDTWDDVVRHVEHAVDVMGEEGVGVGSDYDGMVALPRGMRDVTDLPRLTEALLKRHPESWVERVMGGNFRRYFRETLGGG from the coding sequence ATGGGTGACGTGAAGGAACTGCACCGCCGGTGGTGCATCGCGGACGGGCACGCGGATTCGCTGATGTGGAACCGCGACCTGTGCGAGCGGTCGACGGAAGGGCACGTGGACTTCCCCCGCCTGCGCGAGGCGGGGATGAAGCTGCAGTGCTTCACGCTGGTGACCCGGGGCTTCCCGTTCATTGGCGGCTTCCCGCTGTTCGCCGCGTGGCGCAAGTGGCCCCGCGAGGCGCGCGGCGGCGAGTGGTCCCGCGCGCTCTGGCAGATTGGACAGTTGGACGCCTTCTGCGCCCGTTCCGGGGACACCGTGCGCGTCGCCACCACCGGGGCGGGGCTGGAGGACAACCTCGCGAACGGGCGGCTGTCGGCGGTGCTGGGCGTGGAGGGCGGCCACGCGATTGAAGGCCAGGTGGAGCGGCTCGCGGAGCTGCACCGGCGCGGGGTGCGCTTCATGGGGCTCACGCACCTGTCCAACAACGACCTGGGCGGTTCGTCCTTCCCCATGATGGGCAACCGGGGGCTGACACCGCTGGGGCACCAGGTGATGGAGGAGATGGCCCGCCTGGGGATGAGCGTGGACGTGGCGCACGCCTCCGAGCAGACGCTCACGGACCTCTTTGCGCACCCCACGGTGCGCTACTTCTGCTCGCACACCGGCGTGCGCGCGGCGGGCGGCGGGTGGCGCAACCTGTCCGACGCGGCGCTGCGCACCATTGCCCAGCGCGGCGGCGTGGTGGGCATCATCCTGGCGCCGGTGTACCTGGGCGGCGACACATGGGACGACGTGGTCCGCCACGTGGAGCACGCGGTGGACGTGATGGGGGAGGAGGGGGTGGGCGTGGGAAGCGACTACGACGGCATGGTGGCGCTGCCCCGGGGCATGCGGGACGTGACGGACCTGCCCCGCCTCACCGAGGCACTGCTCAAACGCCACCCCGAGTCCTGGGTGGAACGTGTGATGGGTGGCAACTTCCGGCGTTACTTCCGCGAGACGCTCGGCGGCGGTTGA
- a CDS encoding DUF4129 domain-containing protein, with amino-acid sequence MPALPLLLLLATLPPCADREAVSRRLEDTARSRPQDLNAEVNRLVEALDGVPLPPGTSGQTAPERAQQLTVYLEAVCRLDAEPAVAPGVTSEPERLKAILDRPEFAKARQRNSDLLTRLLRELQTWLEGLFESRGAQGFAVATRAVMLGVALAVVLFGVLRVRWRRSRKTITAPGVAGEAAPLELDTPGEHLGRARTALETEDAREAIREGLLGLLSTLEQRKLARPDRVKTNRELAAELPTRGAPARVTGEVERLVGWYDQAFYSLEPVSREAAARFVESVEQLHGSLAEARP; translated from the coding sequence GTGCCCGCCCTGCCCCTGCTCCTCCTGCTGGCCACCCTGCCCCCGTGCGCGGACCGGGAGGCCGTGTCGCGCCGGCTCGAGGACACGGCGCGCTCGCGACCGCAGGACCTCAACGCGGAGGTGAACCGGCTGGTGGAAGCCCTGGACGGCGTGCCCCTGCCGCCCGGGACCTCCGGACAGACCGCGCCGGAACGGGCGCAGCAGCTCACGGTGTACCTGGAGGCCGTGTGCAGGCTGGACGCGGAACCGGCCGTGGCGCCCGGCGTGACGAGCGAGCCCGAGCGGCTGAAGGCCATCCTCGACCGCCCGGAGTTCGCGAAGGCCCGGCAGCGCAACAGCGACCTGCTGACGCGCCTGCTACGTGAGTTGCAGACCTGGCTGGAAGGACTCTTCGAATCCAGGGGAGCGCAGGGCTTCGCGGTGGCCACGCGCGCGGTGATGCTGGGCGTGGCGTTGGCGGTGGTGTTGTTCGGCGTGCTGCGGGTGCGCTGGCGCCGGAGCCGCAAGACCATCACGGCGCCGGGAGTGGCAGGCGAAGCCGCGCCCCTGGAGCTGGACACGCCCGGAGAACACCTGGGCCGGGCGCGCACCGCGCTGGAGACGGAGGACGCGCGCGAGGCCATCCGTGAGGGATTGCTGGGCCTGCTGTCCACGCTGGAGCAGCGCAAGCTGGCAAGGCCGGACCGCGTGAAGACGAACCGCGAACTGGCCGCGGAGCTGCCCACGCGAGGAGCCCCCGCGCGAGTGACAGGCGAAGTGGAGCGGCTGGTCGGCTGGTACGACCAGGCCTTCTACTCACTGGAGCCGGTGTCGCGCGAGGCAGCCGCGCGCTTCGTGGAGTCCGTGGAGCAGCTGCACGGCTCGCTCGCGGAGGCCCGGCCGTGA
- a CDS encoding thiamine phosphate synthase, with translation MPALPRLVVITDWRLPRTRLLTALERALEAGPEVAVQHRHPEASGRLFLEEARLVAEVCRGRALFVNGRLDVALLVGAHLHLPASGPSPRDVRPFLPEGRLVSVAVHDAREAEATVGADLALVSPVFAPGSKPGDTRDTLGPHGFRALSERMPCPALALGGMTPERAREVPGAWGVAVISAVLEAGDPRAAARELLDAYVPQRA, from the coding sequence GTGCCCGCCCTGCCCCGCCTCGTGGTCATCACGGACTGGCGGCTGCCCCGGACGCGGTTGTTGACCGCGCTGGAGCGGGCGCTGGAGGCGGGGCCGGAGGTCGCCGTGCAGCACCGTCACCCGGAGGCCTCCGGGCGGCTGTTCCTGGAGGAGGCTCGGCTCGTGGCGGAGGTGTGCCGGGGCCGCGCGCTGTTCGTGAACGGGCGGCTGGACGTCGCGCTGCTCGTGGGCGCGCACCTGCATCTGCCGGCGTCGGGCCCTTCGCCGCGCGACGTGCGTCCGTTCCTGCCAGAGGGCCGGCTCGTGAGCGTGGCGGTGCACGACGCGCGCGAGGCGGAAGCCACGGTGGGGGCGGACCTGGCGCTGGTGAGCCCCGTGTTCGCGCCCGGCTCCAAGCCCGGCGACACGCGCGATACGCTGGGGCCGCATGGGTTCAGGGCGCTTTCGGAGCGGATGCCCTGCCCTGCCCTGGCGCTGGGAGGAATGACGCCCGAGCGTGCCCGGGAGGTGCCGGGGGCCTGGGGCGTCGCGGTCATCTCCGCCGTGCTGGAGGCCGGGGATCCGCGCGCGGCGGCGCGGGAGCTGCTGGACGCATACGTGCCCCAGCGGGCTTGA
- a CDS encoding carboxymuconolactone decarboxylase family protein, translating to MLGSTEHVQAVLDDVRTAPIPEAEKALFAFVDQLNDAPGDVRREDVERLKAAGWTDEAVYDAVSVCALFNFYNRWIDGTGVQGLSPAMYERSAKRMAAGGYLPAPPPGTPPPSSGGEPER from the coding sequence TTGCTGGGCAGCACGGAGCACGTCCAGGCGGTGCTGGACGATGTGAGGACGGCCCCCATCCCGGAGGCCGAGAAGGCGCTGTTCGCCTTCGTGGACCAACTCAACGACGCGCCCGGAGACGTGCGCCGCGAGGACGTGGAGCGTCTGAAGGCCGCCGGCTGGACGGACGAGGCCGTCTACGACGCCGTCTCCGTCTGCGCGCTGTTCAACTTCTACAACCGGTGGATTGACGGCACCGGCGTCCAGGGCCTCTCACCGGCCATGTACGAGCGGTCCGCGAAGCGCATGGCCGCGGGGGGCTACCTGCCCGCGCCGCCTCCCGGTACCCCACCGCCATCCTCAGGTGGGGAACCGGAGCGCTGA
- a CDS encoding thiazole synthase: MSGIADKPFTLAGVTFTSRLIVGTGKYPSHEVMKQCHEASGAELVTVAVRRLDLKATGEASLMNWIDRNKMRLLPNTALCYTAEDAVRTCRLAEELGMSKWVKLEVLGDEKTLYPDVEETVKAARILVKEGFTVLPYTSDDPITARKLEDAGCAAVMPLAAPIGSGLGIRNPHNLRLIREVVKVPVIVDAGVGTASDAAIAMELGVDALLMNTAIAGAKDPVRMAVAMKKAVEAGRDAYLAGRIPRKAYGSASSPIEGLVE, encoded by the coding sequence ATGAGCGGCATCGCGGACAAGCCTTTCACGCTGGCGGGGGTGACGTTCACCTCGCGGCTCATCGTCGGGACGGGGAAGTACCCCAGCCACGAGGTGATGAAGCAGTGCCACGAAGCGTCGGGCGCGGAGCTCGTCACGGTGGCGGTGCGGCGGTTGGATTTGAAGGCGACGGGCGAGGCGTCGCTGATGAACTGGATCGACCGCAACAAGATGCGCCTCTTGCCCAACACGGCGCTCTGCTACACGGCGGAGGACGCGGTGCGCACCTGCCGGCTGGCAGAAGAGCTGGGCATGAGCAAGTGGGTGAAGCTGGAGGTCCTGGGCGACGAGAAGACGCTCTACCCCGACGTCGAGGAGACGGTGAAGGCGGCGCGCATCCTGGTGAAGGAAGGCTTCACGGTGCTGCCGTACACCAGCGACGACCCCATCACGGCGCGCAAGCTGGAGGACGCGGGCTGCGCGGCGGTGATGCCGCTGGCGGCGCCCATCGGCAGCGGGCTGGGCATCCGCAACCCGCACAACCTGCGGCTCATCCGCGAGGTGGTGAAGGTGCCGGTCATCGTGGACGCGGGCGTGGGCACGGCCTCCGACGCGGCCATCGCGATGGAGCTGGGCGTGGACGCGCTGCTCATGAACACCGCCATCGCGGGCGCGAAGGACCCCGTGCGCATGGCCGTGGCGATGAAGAAGGCGGTGGAGGCCGGCCGCGACGCGTACCTGGCGGGCCGCATCCCGCGCAAGGCGTACGGCTCCGCGTCCAGCCCCATCGAAGGGCTCGTGGAGTAG
- a CDS encoding glycosyltransferase family 4 protein, whose translation MRVLLVGDYPPPYGGVAIHVRQLHQFLRDRGVEAKVLDIGKGGRPAPDVLPVQGAAAFGLRLAGFTSAGWTVHLHTSGNNPKAWVLAALVGTMPGPRSPRVITLHSGLIPDYLAESQTRRVFARTALAGYARVVAVSPAVRDAVVACGVPAEKVLVHPAFCASQVQPGPVTPEVEAARERRRPLLAMAHHPSPVYGRKQMFRALKLLAETHPDVGLALFGPGTRSEEFIRDARELGVAGLLEDLGELEHAKALGLLSQSDVFIRPTTHDGDSISVREALALGVPCVASDVCARPEGTRLFKAGDERALAQAVRDALAAGPAKVMAPDAGPVMLDVYAELLPSGMAGAGTVNAA comes from the coding sequence ATGCGCGTGCTGCTCGTCGGGGACTACCCGCCGCCGTACGGGGGCGTGGCCATCCACGTCCGTCAACTTCATCAATTCCTTCGCGACCGCGGAGTCGAGGCGAAGGTGCTCGACATCGGGAAGGGTGGCCGGCCGGCTCCGGACGTCCTCCCCGTGCAAGGCGCCGCCGCCTTCGGCCTGCGGCTCGCGGGATTCACCTCCGCGGGCTGGACGGTCCACCTGCACACCAGCGGCAACAACCCGAAGGCGTGGGTGCTGGCGGCGCTGGTGGGTACCATGCCCGGGCCCCGTTCGCCGCGCGTCATCACGCTGCACTCGGGGTTGATTCCGGACTACCTGGCGGAGTCGCAGACCCGGCGCGTGTTCGCGCGCACGGCGCTGGCGGGCTACGCGCGGGTGGTGGCCGTGTCCCCGGCGGTGCGCGACGCGGTGGTCGCGTGCGGCGTGCCGGCGGAGAAGGTCCTGGTGCATCCGGCCTTCTGCGCCTCTCAAGTCCAGCCCGGCCCGGTGACGCCGGAGGTGGAGGCCGCGCGCGAGCGGCGCCGTCCGCTGCTAGCGATGGCGCACCACCCGTCGCCCGTGTACGGGCGCAAGCAGATGTTCCGCGCGCTGAAGCTCCTCGCGGAGACGCACCCGGACGTGGGCCTGGCGCTGTTCGGCCCGGGCACGCGCTCCGAGGAGTTCATCCGCGACGCGCGCGAGCTGGGCGTGGCGGGGCTCCTGGAGGACCTGGGCGAGCTGGAGCACGCGAAGGCGCTGGGCCTCCTGTCCCAGAGCGACGTCTTCATCCGGCCCACCACGCACGACGGGGACTCCATCTCCGTGCGCGAGGCGCTGGCCCTGGGCGTGCCGTGCGTGGCCAGCGACGTGTGCGCGCGGCCGGAGGGCACCCGGTTGTTCAAGGCCGGAGACGAGCGGGCGCTGGCGCAGGCGGTGCGCGACGCGCTGGCGGCGGGCCCGGCGAAGGTGATGGCCCCGGATGCGGGGCCGGTGATGCTGGACGTGTACGCGGAGTTGCTGCCGTCCGGCATGGCAGGTGCAGGAACCGTGAACGCGGCGTGA
- a CDS encoding peroxidase, which produces MRKSPAPEPMYLPDVESHASDGHYGKMIAMARAGGMTPPGIWHLFAFKPRMTDALSAFTHEVMRGPSPLSAGLRELIAAYTSRRNACVF; this is translated from the coding sequence ATGAGGAAGTCCCCCGCCCCGGAACCCATGTACCTGCCCGACGTCGAGTCGCACGCGTCCGACGGGCACTACGGGAAGATGATCGCCATGGCGCGCGCCGGGGGCATGACGCCGCCGGGCATCTGGCACCTGTTCGCGTTCAAGCCGCGCATGACGGACGCGCTGTCCGCCTTCACCCACGAGGTGATGCGCGGCCCGTCCCCGCTGTCCGCCGGGCTGCGGGAGCTCATCGCCGCGTACACGTCGCGGCGCAACGCCTGCGTGTTTTGA
- a CDS encoding serine O-acetyltransferase, producing MGFDAMTLYRLAHGLKQRGVPLLPAVLRKAIYYLHSSYIPEDAELGEGTQLGYGGIGVVIHKAAKVGRHVLISQQVTIGGRSGLEGAPVIGDYVRIGAGAKVLGNIQIGDFAVIGANAVVVKDVPAGAVVAGVPAKVIRQDADPLTTYQREMGLLPARTTPKLTQVPRPSAQASAR from the coding sequence ATGGGATTCGACGCGATGACGTTGTACCGGCTGGCGCATGGTCTCAAGCAGCGAGGGGTGCCGTTGCTGCCGGCGGTGTTGCGCAAGGCCATCTACTACCTCCACAGCTCGTACATCCCCGAGGACGCGGAGCTGGGCGAGGGGACGCAGCTGGGCTACGGCGGCATCGGCGTGGTCATCCACAAGGCGGCGAAGGTGGGCCGTCACGTCCTCATCTCGCAGCAGGTGACCATCGGTGGGCGCTCCGGGCTGGAGGGCGCGCCGGTGATTGGCGACTACGTGCGCATCGGCGCGGGCGCCAAGGTGCTGGGCAACATCCAGATTGGCGACTTCGCGGTGATTGGCGCCAACGCGGTGGTGGTGAAGGACGTGCCCGCGGGCGCGGTGGTGGCGGGTGTGCCGGCGAAGGTGATTCGCCAGGACGCGGATCCGCTCACCACGTACCAGCGTGAGATGGGCCTGCTGCCCGCGCGGACGACGCCGAAGCTCACCCAGGTTCCACGCCCCTCCGCGCAGGCTTCCGCGCGCTAG
- a CDS encoding alpha/beta fold hydrolase has product MLTVAVDGIPLHYRDVGQGLPVLLLHAFPLDGSAFDRQVAALSGRYRFLVPDLRGFGQSRLGEGPTEMRTLAQDALALLDALNIDAAVVGGVSMGGYAALALLREDPGRVRGLVLADTQCTADDAAGKDKREATARQALKEGTPSVVQGLVPKLVHAGPESPVGREVTKLGLAVSPESIAAAQRGMGLRLDSKDLLARYAGPALVVVGEHDTVTPLAKAKQMADLVQGARLEIIPGAAHLPNQEQPEAFNTVLDSFLATLA; this is encoded by the coding sequence ATGCTGACGGTCGCCGTGGATGGGATTCCGCTGCACTACCGGGACGTGGGCCAGGGGTTGCCGGTGCTGCTCCTGCACGCCTTCCCGCTGGATGGCTCCGCGTTCGACCGGCAGGTGGCCGCGCTGTCCGGGCGCTACCGCTTCCTCGTGCCGGACCTGCGCGGCTTCGGGCAGAGCCGGTTGGGCGAAGGCCCCACGGAGATGCGGACGCTGGCGCAGGACGCGCTCGCGCTGTTGGACGCGCTGAACATCGACGCGGCGGTGGTGGGCGGCGTGTCCATGGGGGGCTACGCGGCGCTGGCGCTGCTGCGCGAGGATCCGGGCCGGGTGCGCGGGCTGGTGCTCGCGGACACGCAGTGCACCGCGGATGACGCCGCCGGCAAGGACAAACGCGAGGCCACCGCGCGGCAGGCCCTGAAGGAAGGCACGCCGTCCGTCGTGCAGGGCCTGGTCCCCAAGCTGGTCCACGCGGGGCCGGAGTCCCCGGTGGGCCGCGAGGTGACGAAGCTGGGGCTGGCCGTGTCGCCGGAGTCCATCGCCGCCGCGCAGCGGGGCATGGGCCTGCGGCTGGACAGCAAGGACCTGCTCGCGCGCTACGCGGGGCCCGCGCTCGTCGTGGTGGGCGAGCACGACACCGTGACGCCGCTGGCGAAGGCGAAGCAGATGGCGGACCTGGTGCAGGGCGCGCGGCTGGAGATCATCCCCGGCGCGGCGCACCTGCCCAACCAGGAACAGCCGGAGGCCTTCAACACGGTGCTGGACAGCTTCCTCGCGACGCTGGCCTGA
- a CDS encoding serine/threonine-protein kinase, with the protein MATHPPAYSASRPFILFSTGATSYELVRYLGSRAGGELLLARRHYARTPGGLVLIKRLRDVTDDVARARLREEVKLLMRLSHPAIAPVYLVRVHDGAPHLVTEYVDGPCLETLSSFAALRRRPFPEAFAAYVGAEVADALHHAHALEDARGLPVGVVHRDVSPRSVRVDVHGRVRLADFALAWSRLPGRVVTEPGLVRGDVAYASPEALEGQPLDGRADLFSLGMVLLELLTGLHLLDLEDVERAAQQAQPLSGTRGLCAETPSWLPAPLMAARMACLTPAHVEQATRGLSPGMREVLQRVLQRDRDLRFQTGAELRDALRGLLNAEGRPYGPPEALREVAEVRTDALVGPQGEAEAGLPLEDDLWDGCDDDGADWT; encoded by the coding sequence ATGGCCACCCATCCCCCCGCGTATTCCGCGTCCCGGCCCTTCATCCTCTTCTCCACCGGGGCCACGTCCTATGAGCTGGTGCGCTACCTGGGGTCGCGCGCCGGAGGGGAGCTGCTGCTCGCCCGCCGGCACTACGCGCGCACGCCGGGCGGACTGGTGCTCATCAAGCGCCTGCGCGACGTGACGGATGACGTGGCGCGGGCGCGGCTGCGCGAGGAGGTGAAGCTGCTCATGCGGCTGTCCCACCCGGCCATCGCGCCGGTGTACCTGGTGCGGGTGCACGACGGGGCGCCCCACCTGGTGACGGAGTACGTGGACGGCCCGTGCCTGGAGACGCTGTCCAGCTTCGCGGCGCTGCGGCGGCGGCCCTTCCCGGAGGCGTTCGCCGCGTACGTGGGCGCGGAGGTGGCGGATGCGCTCCACCACGCCCATGCGCTGGAGGACGCGCGCGGCCTGCCGGTGGGGGTGGTGCACCGCGACGTCAGCCCCCGCTCCGTGCGCGTGGACGTGCACGGGCGGGTGCGGCTGGCGGACTTCGCGCTCGCGTGGTCGCGGCTGCCCGGGCGCGTGGTGACGGAGCCGGGGCTCGTGCGCGGGGACGTGGCCTATGCCTCGCCGGAGGCGCTGGAGGGCCAGCCGCTGGATGGCCGCGCGGACCTGTTCTCCCTGGGGATGGTGCTGCTGGAGCTGCTCACCGGCCTGCACCTGCTGGACCTGGAGGACGTGGAGCGCGCCGCGCAGCAGGCCCAGCCCCTCTCCGGGACGCGTGGGCTGTGCGCGGAGACGCCCAGTTGGCTGCCCGCGCCGCTGATGGCCGCGCGCATGGCGTGCCTGACGCCGGCGCACGTGGAGCAGGCGACGCGGGGGCTGTCGCCGGGCATGCGTGAAGTGCTCCAGCGGGTGCTCCAGCGCGACCGCGACCTGCGCTTCCAGACGGGCGCGGAGCTGCGGGACGCGCTGCGGGGCCTGCTGAACGCGGAAGGCCGGCCCTATGGCCCTCCGGAAGCGCTGCGCGAGGTGGCGGAGGTGCGCACGGACGCGCTCGTGGGCCCCCAGGGGGAGGCGGAAGCGGGGCTGCCGCTGGAGGACGACCTCTGGGACGGCTGCGACGACGACGGCGCGGACTGGACGTGA
- the exoP gene encoding spore coat polysaccharide biosynthesis glycosyltransferase ExoP, translating to MRRSEEMDLSKRALRGRDLVVFSNDWDGDPLSKVHIMRILSRDNRVLWVNSIGNRAPKANAHDAQRIIKKLKTFTQGIKEVEPNLHVLAPLAIPFYGSETVRQANRHLLRLQVLRAMKQLKFERPISWSFLPASAPVSGTLGEDFVVYHCVDEFSAFSDTNGKHIAELEERLLRRADMCITSAERLYENKKRLNPRTVLVRHGTDHAHFVKACDPETKIPEDIAKLPKPIIGFFGLVADWIDQDAIIACAKAHPEGSVVIVGKTTPDCDDSRLRAVPNIHMLGRKPYADLPGYNKAFDVALNPFVINELTLNSNPLKVREYLASGLPVVSSDLPEVRKVGLCRIATTPEDYVKQVNAALADNPGPNRERAEKIFHESWEARVAEIRQHVGEAMLAAGKKL from the coding sequence ATGCGGCGCAGTGAAGAGATGGACTTGTCGAAGCGGGCCCTTCGCGGGCGGGACCTGGTGGTGTTCTCCAACGACTGGGACGGCGACCCCCTGTCGAAGGTGCACATCATGCGGATCCTCTCGCGCGACAACCGCGTGCTGTGGGTGAACAGCATCGGCAACCGCGCGCCCAAGGCGAACGCGCACGACGCGCAGCGGATCATCAAGAAGCTGAAGACGTTCACGCAGGGCATCAAGGAGGTGGAGCCCAACCTGCACGTCCTGGCCCCGCTGGCCATTCCGTTCTACGGCTCGGAGACGGTGCGCCAGGCGAACCGCCACCTGCTGCGGCTCCAGGTGCTGCGCGCGATGAAGCAGCTGAAGTTCGAGCGCCCCATCTCCTGGAGCTTCCTGCCGGCTTCCGCGCCGGTGTCCGGCACGCTGGGCGAGGACTTCGTCGTGTACCACTGCGTGGATGAGTTCTCCGCGTTCAGCGACACGAACGGCAAGCACATCGCGGAGCTGGAGGAGCGCCTGCTGCGCCGCGCGGACATGTGCATCACGTCCGCGGAGCGCCTGTACGAGAACAAGAAGCGCCTCAACCCGCGCACGGTGCTGGTGCGCCACGGCACGGACCACGCGCACTTCGTGAAGGCGTGCGATCCGGAGACGAAGATTCCGGAGGACATCGCCAAGCTGCCCAAGCCCATCATCGGCTTCTTCGGGCTGGTGGCGGACTGGATCGACCAGGACGCCATCATCGCGTGCGCGAAGGCGCACCCGGAGGGCTCGGTGGTCATCGTGGGCAAGACGACGCCGGACTGCGACGACAGCCGCCTGCGCGCCGTTCCCAACATCCACATGCTGGGCCGCAAGCCGTACGCGGACCTGCCGGGCTACAACAAGGCGTTCGACGTGGCGCTCAACCCGTTCGTCATCAACGAGCTGACGCTCAACTCCAACCCGCTGAAGGTGCGCGAGTACCTGGCGTCCGGTCTGCCGGTGGTGTCGTCTGACTTGCCGGAGGTCCGCAAGGTGGGGCTGTGCCGCATCGCCACCACGCCCGAGGACTACGTGAAGCAGGTCAACGCGGCGCTGGCGGACAACCCGGGCCCGAACCGGGAGCGCGCGGAGAAGATCTTCCACGAGAGCTGGGAGGCGCGCGTCGCCGAAATCCGCCAGCACGTGGGTGAGGCGATGCTCGCGGCGGGCAAGAAGCTGTAG